In the Pseudoalteromonas undina genome, one interval contains:
- a CDS encoding pyrimidine/purine nucleoside phosphorylase, translated as MPKFDNVSVVKKANVYFDGKVSSRTVLLGNGEAKTLGFMQPGEFEFNTNQKECMELLAGQWDVLLPGESEWKTFNAGESFNVDANVSFHVKVSDFADYCCSYTD; from the coding sequence ATGCCAAAGTTCGATAACGTTAGTGTGGTTAAAAAAGCCAATGTATATTTTGATGGCAAAGTATCAAGCCGAACTGTGCTTTTAGGAAATGGTGAAGCGAAAACCTTGGGTTTTATGCAACCAGGTGAATTTGAGTTTAATACTAACCAAAAAGAGTGTATGGAGTTGTTAGCAGGGCAGTGGGATGTGTTATTACCAGGTGAAAGCGAGTGGAAAACATTTAATGCGGGTGAGTCATTTAATGTTGATGCTAATGTCAGCTTCCATGTAAAAGTAAGTGATTTTGCTGATTATTGCTGTTCATACACAGATTAA
- a CDS encoding NRAMP family divalent metal transporter: MQYTQNTWKSRLGALGPGILMATAAIGGSHLVASTQAGALFGWQLFWLIVVVNVLKYPFFRFGMEYTLATKNSLVEGYKNQGPGYFYSFIALNIIAAVVNTAGVLLLTASLLHYALPISIPVTLLCWLILAVCLIILLLGHFKALDNVAKAIMGLLTIATITALVIAINNGPVAPVNYIGPSPYELAMLGFMVALMGWMPAPIEISALSSLWLKEKQAQQSVTKSQGLFDFNVGYWLTAGLALVFFSLGALVQYGQSSNIELGGVAFAKQLIDMYALTIGEWARPLVSAIAFLCMFGTTLTVLDGYARTLNESHKLLGFKQSKHSLNTWLILQALAGMAVILFFKSALGPMLTFAMTLAFVTTPVFAWLNFSLVRSEPAIKHSLLLRGLTWLGLVYLVGFAVAFVVWKLM; the protein is encoded by the coding sequence ATGCAGTACACACAAAACACATGGAAGTCTCGGTTAGGGGCACTCGGCCCAGGTATTTTAATGGCAACCGCTGCCATTGGTGGCTCACACTTAGTTGCATCGACCCAAGCTGGCGCATTATTTGGCTGGCAGCTATTTTGGCTTATTGTGGTGGTTAACGTTTTAAAGTACCCGTTTTTTCGTTTTGGTATGGAGTACACACTCGCTACTAAAAATAGTTTAGTCGAAGGGTATAAAAATCAAGGGCCTGGCTATTTTTACAGTTTTATTGCCCTCAATATTATTGCCGCTGTGGTAAATACCGCGGGCGTATTGTTGCTTACTGCGAGCTTATTACACTACGCATTACCTATTAGTATTCCTGTTACCTTATTGTGCTGGTTAATATTGGCTGTGTGTTTAATTATATTATTACTAGGGCACTTTAAAGCGCTCGATAACGTTGCAAAAGCTATTATGGGGCTACTTACTATAGCAACCATAACCGCATTAGTTATTGCTATAAATAACGGCCCTGTAGCTCCTGTAAACTATATTGGTCCCTCACCATATGAACTTGCCATGTTAGGCTTTATGGTTGCCTTAATGGGCTGGATGCCAGCGCCTATTGAAATTTCGGCTCTGAGCTCGTTGTGGCTTAAAGAAAAACAAGCTCAGCAAAGTGTGACTAAAAGCCAAGGCTTATTCGACTTTAATGTAGGTTATTGGTTAACCGCTGGGCTTGCGCTGGTATTTTTTAGTTTAGGTGCGTTAGTGCAATATGGGCAAAGCAGTAATATAGAGCTTGGCGGTGTAGCCTTTGCTAAACAGCTGATTGATATGTATGCACTTACTATTGGCGAGTGGGCAAGGCCTTTGGTATCTGCCATCGCGTTTTTGTGTATGTTTGGCACCACACTCACCGTGCTTGACGGTTACGCCCGCACACTTAACGAATCGCATAAACTACTGGGTTTTAAGCAATCAAAACACAGCTTAAATACGTGGCTTATATTACAAGCATTGGCCGGTATGGCGGTGATCTTATTTTTTAAATCAGCTCTTGGCCCCATGCTTACCTTTGCCATGACACTTGCGTTTGTTACCACACCGGTTTTTGCATGGCTTAACTTCAGCCTAGTGCGCTCAGAGCCTGCGATTAAACACAGTCTACTTTTGCGTGGCTTAACCTGGTTAGGCTTGGTGTACTTGGTTGGTTTTGCTGTAGCGTTTGTGGTGTGGAAGTTGATGTGA
- the hpf gene encoding ribosome hibernation-promoting factor, HPF/YfiA family yields MKINLSGHHVDVTDSIKEHINEKFSKIESHFPSLIALDIILSKEHHKFQAEISTNYEGARISVKGENEVMYPAISSAAKKLDAALKHRKGQIKANLHEKPVSTTPEIAHEIIQEMDLN; encoded by the coding sequence ATGAAAATTAATCTTTCTGGTCACCATGTTGACGTTACTGATTCTATTAAAGAACACATTAACGAAAAGTTTTCTAAAATTGAGAGTCATTTTCCATCATTGATAGCGCTCGACATTATTCTTTCAAAAGAGCATCACAAGTTCCAAGCAGAAATTAGTACAAATTATGAAGGTGCGCGAATATCAGTTAAAGGGGAAAACGAGGTTATGTACCCAGCCATTTCAAGCGCAGCTAAAAAACTCGATGCCGCACTAAAGCATCGTAAAGGGCAAATAAAAGCGAACTTACATGAAAAGCCTGTAAGTACCACACCTGAAATAGCACACGAAATCATCCAAGAGATGGATTTAAATTAA